The sequence below is a genomic window from Ignavibacteriales bacterium.
AAAAATATGGTGGAGATTTTCTTTTTCAATATCGTACTAGCGATCTAATTTATATTTTTGGCTTAGATTATAATAAAAGAATATTTCCCGGTAATTCGGTTTCTGAGAATCAATACATATCACAAAACTCAACTTCGTTCATAAATTCCAATGGTAATGCTGAATGGGGAAGAACGGGATTTGGAGTAAGAGCAGGAATAGAATATACTATTGGCGAAAATGATTTTTTTAATTTTACTGTACGTTATGGTACACGAGAAGGAAAACAAAACTCCATATCTAATTATAGTGAATGGTCCTCTAATTCTCCATCGGTTTTGTTTTATAAAAACTTAAGCGATAGAAGCAGAGATGGAAAATATGGCGGATCAAATCTTACTTACATTCATAACTTTGGAAGCAAGGGACATGAAATTAAAAGTGAGCTAAATTTTAGATATAATGATGGAGATGAATCCACACTAACTCAATCTTTAAATGGTGATTTAATTTTAGAAGGCAAAAAAACTACTGAGTTTGGTCCATCAAGAGATTTTGAAGCAAAATTGGATTATACACTCCCATTTTCTGATGAAAGAAAATTGGAAGCAGGTTATGAAGCAGAAATAGAAAATTCCGATGACAATAATGCATTATATTTATTTGATTCCTTGAGCACTCAATATCAAATTCAAAATCAATTTAGTAATTCTGTAAAGTACTTGAATAATGATCAGGCTTTATATGCAACTTACTCGGATCAATTTGGTGATTTTGGAATTCAGGGTGGTTTTAGAACAGAATATACTTTCAGAACGATTTCTTTGTTAAGCCTAAATAAAGAATCAAAGATTGATAGGCTGGATTATTTTCCATCACTGCATACTTCTTATAAATTTTCTGAGGGCACACAGATGATGGCAAGTTACTCACGCCGAATTCAAAGACCACACGGTTGGGAACTTGAGCCATTTTTAACTTGGATTGATGCAAATAATGTCCGTATTGGTAATCCCGATCTTTTATCTGAATTAATTGACTCATACGAAGCTGGAATTCAAACCTACTTCGGTAAAGTTTCTTTATCATTTGAACTTTATCATCGCCTAACAAATAATAAGATCGATCGTATTCGTTCAGTGTATCCTGAAACGGAAAATGTAAGTTTAAATTCTGTAATAAATATTGGAAAAGATTTTGCTACAGGTACTGAATTAATGATGATATTTGATCCAATTGAATTTTGGAATGTAAATCTTATGGCTAATCTGTACAACTACAGAATTGAAGGTGTTTTATATGACAAAAAGTTTGATAGACATAGTTTCAACTGGAATGCAAGGATGAATAATATGTTTAAGATAACTACAAGTACACAATTCCAAGTAAATCTTAACTACAATAGTCCTGGTGTTTCATCACAAGGAACCTGGAAAGGGTTTTTTACAACCGATGTTTCAGTAAAGCAAGATTTGCTTGAAAAACTACTTTCTCTAACTTTACAGGTAAGAGATTTGTTTGGAACTGCTAAACATGAATTTAGTTCATCCGGTCCGGATTTTTATTCTTACAATTATTTTGAACGTGAATCACCTATGGTAATGTTAAATGCAAAAATAAATTTTAATAATTATAAACCTAAACGGGATCCAAACGATATGGATAATCAAAATGGCGGTGGGGAAGAATTTTAATTTTTAAAATTGGTTTTAATAGTTAATAAATTGAAAATATATGTTATTATTCATCACAAAATATCTGAAAACATAGAGTTATTCAGTTAGTCAATCAGGAAAATTATGTCATTCGAAAAATTAAAACTTATTAAACAAATCCAGACTGCAGTTAATGAAGAAGGATATAAAATTCCTACGCCAATTCAGAAAGAAGCAATTCCGGTTATTTTAGATAAAAGAGATTTATTGGGTTGTGCACAAACGGGTACCGGAAAAACTGCGGCATTTGCTATTCCGATTTTACAAATTCTAACTGAGGAAAAAGACGACCATAAATCTAAAAGAGTTATTAAATCATTAATTGTAACTCCAACTAGAGAACTTGCCATACAGATTGGTGAAAGTTTTAGTGCTTACGGTAGACACACTGGACTTAG
It includes:
- a CDS encoding TonB-dependent receptor; amino-acid sequence: MKKYIIILLAIINVQFYSQRNPSGINGGNVSGTVLDFESKHTIEYANIVLLSDKDSSLITGTVSDINGVFSLSKIQQGKYLLEVRFIGYKNENYDIEITPNNKMINLGEIYIKPNALELNDVVVQGDRSPVSYQIDKKVIDVDKIQTVISGNAADVLQNVPSITVDIEGNVNLRGSSNFTVLIDGRPSIMSAQDALQQIPASSIQNIEIITNPSAKYDPEGTAGIINILLKKNENQGLSGVINANAGLKEKYGGDFLFQYRTSDLIYIFGLDYNKRIFPGNSVSENQYISQNSTSFINSNGNAEWGRTGFGVRAGIEYTIGENDFFNFTVRYGTREGKQNSISNYSEWSSNSPSVLFYKNLSDRSRDGKYGGSNLTYIHNFGSKGHEIKSELNFRYNDGDESTLTQSLNGDLILEGKKTTEFGPSRDFEAKLDYTLPFSDERKLEAGYEAEIENSDDNNALYLFDSLSTQYQIQNQFSNSVKYLNNDQALYATYSDQFGDFGIQGGFRTEYTFRTISLLSLNKESKIDRLDYFPSLHTSYKFSEGTQMMASYSRRIQRPHGWELEPFLTWIDANNVRIGNPDLLSELIDSYEAGIQTYFGKVSLSFELYHRLTNNKIDRIRSVYPETENVSLNSVINIGKDFATGTELMMIFDPIEFWNVNLMANLYNYRIEGVLYDKKFDRHSFNWNARMNNMFKITTSTQFQVNLNYNSPGVSSQGTWKGFFTTDVSVKQDLLEKLLSLTLQVRDLFGTAKHEFSSSGPDFYSYNYFERESPMVMLNAKINFNNYKPKRDPNDMDNQNGGGEEF